In one Arachis duranensis cultivar V14167 chromosome 9, aradu.V14167.gnm2.J7QH, whole genome shotgun sequence genomic region, the following are encoded:
- the LOC107464949 gene encoding CASP-like protein 2B1 yields the protein MSYLGVGVSPGTVPVYHSTNLKLFDKRIKIGELVLRFMILGLGVVAAVLIGTDSQVKVFFSFEKEAKFTDVKALVFLVVANGLAAGYSLIQGLRCVVSLVRGSVLFNKPLAWAIFSSQVPFYI from the exons ATGAGTTATTTGGGTGTAGGTGTTAGTCCTGGAACAGTTCCAGTATACCATAGCACAAACCTGAAATTGTTCGATAAGAGAATCAAGATAGGTGAGTTGGTGTTAAGGTTTATGATTCTTGGTCTTGGAGTTGTTGCAGCTGTTCTTATTGGAACTGATTCACAAGTGAAGGTGTTTTTCTCCTTTGAGAAGGAAGCTAAATTCACTGATGTTAAGGCTTTGGT ATTCTTGGTAGTTGCTAATGGTTTGGCTGCTGGATACTCTTTGATTCAAGGACTCCGTTGTGTTGTGAGTTTGGTTAGGGGAAGTGTTCTCTTCAACAAGCCCTTAGCTTGGGCCATTTTCTCTAGTCAGGTACCCTTTTACATTTGA
- the LOC107464938 gene encoding pectinesterase-like: MAAGKILVSGISLILVVGVAIGVVVVVNNKSSDPSLAEHQRTVTSMCQGTDDPQLCQDTLKDVKSSGSDPKAYIAASVEATTKSVIQALNMSDRLSVDHGSQSPGIKMALDDCKDLLEFALDSLEASANLVRDNNIQAVHDQTPDFRNWLSAVISYQQSCMEGFDDSQDGEAKVKEQLHTQSLDQMGKLTAITLDIVTDLSKILETFGLKLDLKPASRRLMEATDNNVDAEGFPGWMSAADRKLMGNGGGGGGNGAPNAVVAQDGSGQFRTIKDAINSYPNGFKGRYIIYVKAGVYNEYIIIPKTAANILMYGDGPTRTIVTGHKNFVDGVKTMQTATFANTAPGFIAKSMAFENTAGWAKHQAVAFRNQGDMSAFFDVALHGYQDTLYVQANRQFFRNCEISGTIDFIFGASATIIQNSRIIVRKPGPNQFNTVTADGTAQKNMATGIVIQNCEIMPERELFPDRLSVKSYLGRPWKQYAKTVVMESNLGDLFSPDGWAPWAGSQFLNTLYYAEFNNVGPSANVQGRVKWKGYHPNIDRNQAAAFTVGQFLKAGPTGTADDWLRATGIPYDVGFTK; this comes from the exons ATGGCCGCAGGAAAAATCCTTGTGTCCGGTATTTCCCTCATCCTGGTTGTGGGTGTTGCCATCGGAGTAGTTGTCGTCGTGAACAACAAGAGTAGCGATCCTTCGTTAGCAGAACACCAAAGGACTGTGACTTCAATGTGCCAGGGGACCGATGACCCTCAGCTTTGCCAGGACACGCTCAAGGATGTTAAATCCTCAGGGTCGGATCCTAAGGCCTACATTGCCGCCTCGGTGGAAGCAACTACTAAGAGCGTGATTCAGGCTTTGAATATGAGTGATCGGCTCTCAGTGGATCATGGCAGTCAAAGCCCGGGCATCAAGATGGCCCTTGATGACTGTAAAGATTTGTTGGAATTTGCCCTAGATAGCCTGGAGGCATCAGCAAATTTGGTCCGAGATAACAACATTCAAGCTGTTCATGATCAGACGCCTGATTTCAGGAACTGGCTGAGTGCTGTTATCTCGTACCAACAATCTTGCATGGAAGGTTTTGACGACTCGCAAGACGGCGAGGCCAAAGTGAAAGAGCAGTTGCATACTCAAAGCTTGGACCAGATGGGGAAACTCACTGCGATCACGCTTGATATTGTCACCGATTTGTCTAAGATCCTTGAAACCTTTGGGTTGAAATTGGATTTGAAACCTGCCTCTCGCCGCCTCATGGAGGCAACCGATAACAATGTGGATGCAGAAGGGTTCCCGGGTTGGATGTCTGCAGCGGATAGGAAGCTCATGGGAAATGGCGGCGGCGGAGGTGGCAACGGTGCACCAAATGCTGTGGTTGCTCAAGATGGAAGTGGTCAATTTAGGACCATTAAGGATGCTATTAACTCATATCCTAATGGCTTCAAAGGAAGATACATTATCTATGTTAAAGCTGGGGTTTACAACGAGTATATTATCATTCCAAAGACTGCAGCGAATATTCTTATGTACGGTGATGGCCCAACAAGGACTATTGTCACTGGTCACAAGAACTTTGTAGATGGTGTCAAGACAATGCAGACTGCAACCTTCG CGAACACAGCGCCTGGGTTCATCGCGAAGTCAATGGCATTCGAAAACACCGCAGGTTGGGCAAAACACCAAGCAGTGGCGTTCCGAAACCAAGGAGACATGTCCGCTTTCTTCGACGTCGCCCTGCATGGTTACCAAGACACCCTCTACGTCCAAGCCAACCGTCAATTCTTCCGAAACTGCGAGATCTCCGGTACCATCGACTTCATCTTCGGCGCATCCGCCACCATAATCCAAAACTCCAGGATCATAGTTCGGAAGCCAGGTCCCAACCAATTCAACACCGTCACGGCAGACGGTACGGCGCAAAAGAACATGGCAACAGGGATCGTTATCCAGAACTGCGAGATCATGCCGGAGAGGGAACTCTTCCCCGACAGACTCTCAGTGAAATCGTACCTTGGTAGGCCATGGAAACAGTATGCAAAGACAGTGGTTATGGAGTCGAATTTGGGTGACCTTTTCTCACCTGATGGATGGGCTCCTTGGGCTGGATCCCAgtttcttaataccttgtactatGCTGAGTTCAACAACGTTGGACCCAGTGCTAATGTTCAAGGAAGGGTTAAGTGGAAAGGTTACCACCCAAACATTGATAGGAACCAAGCTGCGGCATTCACTGTTGGACAGTTTCTCAAAGCGGGACCCACTGGTACTGCTGATGATTGGTTGAGGGCAACTGGCATTCCTTACGATGTTGGATTCACAAAATGA